One Camelus ferus isolate YT-003-E chromosome 27, BCGSAC_Cfer_1.0, whole genome shotgun sequence DNA window includes the following coding sequences:
- the UBL7 gene encoding ubiquitin-like protein 7 isoform X1 → MQSEASGFRREDLSECLRRRPCGRVPSAGRVRALGPGPHGIGKKRERERERMSLSDWHLAVKLADQPLAPKSILRLPETELGEYSLGGYSISFLKQLIAGKLQESVPDPELIDLIYCGRKLKDDQTLDFYGIQPGSTVHVLRKSWPEPDQKPEPVDKVAALREFRVLHTALHSSSSYREAVFKMLSNKESLDQIIVATPGLSSDPIALGVLQDKDLFSVFADPSMLDTLVPAHPALVNAIVLVLHSVAGSTPLPGADSSSRGMPSSSYRDMPGGFLFEGLSDDEDDFHPSARSTPSSSTPSSRPASLGYSGAAGPRPITQSELATALALASTPESSSHTPTPGTQGHSSGTSPMSSSVQSGTPITNDLFSQALQHALQASGQPSLQSQWQPQLQQLRDMGIQDDELSLRALQATGGDIQAALELIFAGGAP, encoded by the exons aTGCAAAGCGAAGCTTCCGGTTTCCGGCGAGAGGACCTGAGTGAGTGTTTACGCCGGCGGCCCTGCGGCCGGGTTCCTTCCGCGGGACGGGTGAGGGCGCTGGGTCCTGGGCCGCACGGGATCG ggaaaaagagagagcgCGAAAGAGAGAGGATGTCTCTCTCAGACTGGCACCTGGCAGTGAAGCTGGCTGACCAGCCACTTGCCCCAAAGTCTATTCTTCGGTTaccagagacagagctgggagaatACTCACTGGGGGGCTATAGTATTTCATTTCTGAAGCAGCTTATTGCTGGCAAACTCCAGGAGTCTGTTCCAGACCCTGAACTGATTG atctgATATACTGTGGCCGGAAGCTAAAAGATGATCAGACCCTTGACTTCTATGGCATTCAGCCTGGGTCCACAGTCCATGTTCTACGCAAGTCCTGGCCAGAGCCAGATCAGAAACCAG AACCTGTGGACAAAGTGGCTGCCCTGAGGGAGTTCCGGGTGCTTCACACTGCCCTGCACAGCAGCTCCTCCTACAGGGAGGCG GTTTTTAAGATGCTCAGCAATAAGGAATCTCTGGATCAGATCATTGTGGCTACCCCAGGCCTCAGCAGTGACCCCATTGCTCTTG GGGTTCTCCAGGACAAGGACCTCTTCTCTGTCTTTGCTGATCCCAGCATGCTTGATAC GTTGGTGCCTGCTCACCCCGCCCTGGTCAATGCCATTGTCCTGGTTCTGCACTCAGTGGCAGGCAGCACCCCGTTGCCAGGGGCCGACTCCTCTTCCCGGGGCATGCCCTCCAGCTCGTACCGGGACATGCCAG gtggcTTCCTGTTTGAAGGGCTCTCTGATGATGAGGATGACTTTCACCCA AGCGCCAGGTCCACGCCCTCGAGCAGCACACCCAGCTCCCGCCCAGCTTCCCTGGGGTACAGTGGAGCTGCCGGACCCCGGCCCATCACCCAGAGTGAGCTGGCCACCGCCCTGGCCCTGGCCAGCACTCCGGAGAGCAGCTCTCACACACCAACTCCTGGCACCCAG GGCCATTCCTCTGGGACCTCCCCGATGTCCTCCAGCGTCCAGTCAGGGACGCCCATCACCAACGATCTCTTCAGCCAAGCCCTCCAGCACGCCCTGCAGGCCTCCGGGCAGCCCAGCCTGCAG AGCCAGTGGCAGCCCCAGCTACAGCAGCTGCGCGACATGGGCATCCAGGACGACGAGCTGAGCCTGCGGGCCCTGCAGGCCACCGGGGGGGACATCCAGGCGGCCCTGGAGCTCATTTTTGCTGGAGGAGCCCCATGA
- the UBL7 gene encoding ubiquitin-like protein 7 isoform X2, which translates to MQSEASGFRREDLRKKRERERERMSLSDWHLAVKLADQPLAPKSILRLPETELGEYSLGGYSISFLKQLIAGKLQESVPDPELIDLIYCGRKLKDDQTLDFYGIQPGSTVHVLRKSWPEPDQKPEPVDKVAALREFRVLHTALHSSSSYREAVFKMLSNKESLDQIIVATPGLSSDPIALGVLQDKDLFSVFADPSMLDTLVPAHPALVNAIVLVLHSVAGSTPLPGADSSSRGMPSSSYRDMPGGFLFEGLSDDEDDFHPSARSTPSSSTPSSRPASLGYSGAAGPRPITQSELATALALASTPESSSHTPTPGTQGHSSGTSPMSSSVQSGTPITNDLFSQALQHALQASGQPSLQSQWQPQLQQLRDMGIQDDELSLRALQATGGDIQAALELIFAGGAP; encoded by the exons aTGCAAAGCGAAGCTTCCGGTTTCCGGCGAGAGGACCTGA ggaaaaagagagagcgCGAAAGAGAGAGGATGTCTCTCTCAGACTGGCACCTGGCAGTGAAGCTGGCTGACCAGCCACTTGCCCCAAAGTCTATTCTTCGGTTaccagagacagagctgggagaatACTCACTGGGGGGCTATAGTATTTCATTTCTGAAGCAGCTTATTGCTGGCAAACTCCAGGAGTCTGTTCCAGACCCTGAACTGATTG atctgATATACTGTGGCCGGAAGCTAAAAGATGATCAGACCCTTGACTTCTATGGCATTCAGCCTGGGTCCACAGTCCATGTTCTACGCAAGTCCTGGCCAGAGCCAGATCAGAAACCAG AACCTGTGGACAAAGTGGCTGCCCTGAGGGAGTTCCGGGTGCTTCACACTGCCCTGCACAGCAGCTCCTCCTACAGGGAGGCG GTTTTTAAGATGCTCAGCAATAAGGAATCTCTGGATCAGATCATTGTGGCTACCCCAGGCCTCAGCAGTGACCCCATTGCTCTTG GGGTTCTCCAGGACAAGGACCTCTTCTCTGTCTTTGCTGATCCCAGCATGCTTGATAC GTTGGTGCCTGCTCACCCCGCCCTGGTCAATGCCATTGTCCTGGTTCTGCACTCAGTGGCAGGCAGCACCCCGTTGCCAGGGGCCGACTCCTCTTCCCGGGGCATGCCCTCCAGCTCGTACCGGGACATGCCAG gtggcTTCCTGTTTGAAGGGCTCTCTGATGATGAGGATGACTTTCACCCA AGCGCCAGGTCCACGCCCTCGAGCAGCACACCCAGCTCCCGCCCAGCTTCCCTGGGGTACAGTGGAGCTGCCGGACCCCGGCCCATCACCCAGAGTGAGCTGGCCACCGCCCTGGCCCTGGCCAGCACTCCGGAGAGCAGCTCTCACACACCAACTCCTGGCACCCAG GGCCATTCCTCTGGGACCTCCCCGATGTCCTCCAGCGTCCAGTCAGGGACGCCCATCACCAACGATCTCTTCAGCCAAGCCCTCCAGCACGCCCTGCAGGCCTCCGGGCAGCCCAGCCTGCAG AGCCAGTGGCAGCCCCAGCTACAGCAGCTGCGCGACATGGGCATCCAGGACGACGAGCTGAGCCTGCGGGCCCTGCAGGCCACCGGGGGGGACATCCAGGCGGCCCTGGAGCTCATTTTTGCTGGAGGAGCCCCATGA
- the UBL7 gene encoding ubiquitin-like protein 7 isoform X3 produces the protein MSLSDWHLAVKLADQPLAPKSILRLPETELGEYSLGGYSISFLKQLIAGKLQESVPDPELIDLIYCGRKLKDDQTLDFYGIQPGSTVHVLRKSWPEPDQKPEPVDKVAALREFRVLHTALHSSSSYREAVFKMLSNKESLDQIIVATPGLSSDPIALGVLQDKDLFSVFADPSMLDTLVPAHPALVNAIVLVLHSVAGSTPLPGADSSSRGMPSSSYRDMPGGFLFEGLSDDEDDFHPSARSTPSSSTPSSRPASLGYSGAAGPRPITQSELATALALASTPESSSHTPTPGTQGHSSGTSPMSSSVQSGTPITNDLFSQALQHALQASGQPSLQSQWQPQLQQLRDMGIQDDELSLRALQATGGDIQAALELIFAGGAP, from the exons ATGTCTCTCTCAGACTGGCACCTGGCAGTGAAGCTGGCTGACCAGCCACTTGCCCCAAAGTCTATTCTTCGGTTaccagagacagagctgggagaatACTCACTGGGGGGCTATAGTATTTCATTTCTGAAGCAGCTTATTGCTGGCAAACTCCAGGAGTCTGTTCCAGACCCTGAACTGATTG atctgATATACTGTGGCCGGAAGCTAAAAGATGATCAGACCCTTGACTTCTATGGCATTCAGCCTGGGTCCACAGTCCATGTTCTACGCAAGTCCTGGCCAGAGCCAGATCAGAAACCAG AACCTGTGGACAAAGTGGCTGCCCTGAGGGAGTTCCGGGTGCTTCACACTGCCCTGCACAGCAGCTCCTCCTACAGGGAGGCG GTTTTTAAGATGCTCAGCAATAAGGAATCTCTGGATCAGATCATTGTGGCTACCCCAGGCCTCAGCAGTGACCCCATTGCTCTTG GGGTTCTCCAGGACAAGGACCTCTTCTCTGTCTTTGCTGATCCCAGCATGCTTGATAC GTTGGTGCCTGCTCACCCCGCCCTGGTCAATGCCATTGTCCTGGTTCTGCACTCAGTGGCAGGCAGCACCCCGTTGCCAGGGGCCGACTCCTCTTCCCGGGGCATGCCCTCCAGCTCGTACCGGGACATGCCAG gtggcTTCCTGTTTGAAGGGCTCTCTGATGATGAGGATGACTTTCACCCA AGCGCCAGGTCCACGCCCTCGAGCAGCACACCCAGCTCCCGCCCAGCTTCCCTGGGGTACAGTGGAGCTGCCGGACCCCGGCCCATCACCCAGAGTGAGCTGGCCACCGCCCTGGCCCTGGCCAGCACTCCGGAGAGCAGCTCTCACACACCAACTCCTGGCACCCAG GGCCATTCCTCTGGGACCTCCCCGATGTCCTCCAGCGTCCAGTCAGGGACGCCCATCACCAACGATCTCTTCAGCCAAGCCCTCCAGCACGCCCTGCAGGCCTCCGGGCAGCCCAGCCTGCAG AGCCAGTGGCAGCCCCAGCTACAGCAGCTGCGCGACATGGGCATCCAGGACGACGAGCTGAGCCTGCGGGCCCTGCAGGCCACCGGGGGGGACATCCAGGCGGCCCTGGAGCTCATTTTTGCTGGAGGAGCCCCATGA